The DNA region ttaattaaacaaaattaacagaataatttaaaatgtttttaagatTTCTCTTTCAATGTTATTATACACTTTTTgtcatttaatttgtttagtaaGATTGTGTACCATGTTTATCTTTTTAATCGGAATTGCAGTCAACCAAATTTGTAGATGTTAATGATACAGAAAGGTAATTGAAAATAtatgtttcagtttatttaaatGTGGTTTACAGTTATTTATACTTAAAATTGCACCTGTTATATACAATAAATCTGTAGTTTATTTACAGAAATTTCTACTACTTTGGTATACCGTAGTTGTACCTGGGAGGAGTGAAATTGTTTTAATTCCATTCTTCTCTGGTTGCACATAGTAGATTATCGTTTTACTTCAGAGTTATACAGATAGATGAAAAACGTTTTGTTCTATTTAGTGGTATTAAACCGGAGTTTATCAGTGAAAGAGAAAGATTATTATactcatttttattaatttcattgttttattggATTAAACTTGTTTTATCTTtctaagtaattttttttaaaaaaggacaCATTCCAAAAACGTATTCGGCCTGGATTTACAGACAGAGTTATGAAATAATTCATACCCAACACTGCAGTACATTTAATATAGTTATCGTTTATTGTATATACACCTCAATAAAATCGTATTCTTAAGAAACTGTACATTCCTTAATGCACGCTTTGGCTTTTCAGGAGCTACTCATGTTATTACCAGTTCCATGTGCTCTCAAAAGAACAAACTAGTTTAATTTAGATTACGAAGCAATCTTGTTTACAAAACCTTTTTATGCTTTCATATATATGAGAAAGCAATATCTTTttctaaaggtctgtctacactattaaaatttatgtgacaaaacaatttgatatgcgtataaatatggacacaatgacatcatatcattacaatatttgggcacatcacactttttttttcaaactagtttgatgtgtagacagagctttagttcgTTTGGTAAAGGTAAAAAAACTTTCCAAGAACaaatttttcttattttcttataaaaatgtttcttttataAAATTACAGAAATTGTCAATAAAAAAAGTAGTTGCATGGTTTCCATATTTTTCCACCAAATTTTGGatagtaaatttatataaaaattatttgaaagtgATTGTCAAGATTTACAAAGAGCATTGTGTAAAGGTATTGATACTAAACCAGAAATTGTAATTCCTAAACTACTAGCTATAGATGTCAAACCCATTGCAAATTCCTGGTAGCATTCCTCAACCTGAAACAAAGCAGAAATACTATTTTAGAATACTtacttactacagtattattaaaacattattattttatattttttctttaaaaaaatatatccaAATTGACGATAGAATGTGTTCGCTTCGccaaaagtagaaacaatttaaACAACTAATTTTGCTACTAGAATTCGTCAAAGAAAGAGATTTGAAAGATGGAAATGTGAATACATTCATATAAGCTGACACTTTCGATGTCAgtcagtataataataaatttaaaccaGGGGTTTTCAACAGCTTTTTTGTGTCGGCCTGcttgtaatttataaataattttgcaGGCCAGGTAGATCTTGAATTCACAGGTAAGGTCCATATGCCacatacacaaaataaataatttaatttatttaaaaaaagaaatgttcaaTTTTTACATCATGAAAATATGTACTATTgcattcataaacattcattattatttgtataaatattttaatggctATGTTTTGTCAACAGGATAGTTTATCATGTAATCAAACTGGCCTATGAATAAGTGTGTAATATACCTCTATTAGAATTTTGTAAAATGTGTTTGCAAAAGCGAATCCACCAAGAAGTCCTTCAAACGCTATTGTAACAAATATAATCCAAATTGATGGAATATAGTGATACATTGCTACAGTCAACAGGAACACAAATGCTGCACACTGTCAGTGTAAGAAAAAATATTGGTATCAAGTTATACTAGGAAAAACACATTAACAATTaactgtagtttaaaaccttcccagtacaacTTCTGATCATCCAATGTAATACAACagcaaaaatgaaataataatattcaattcaattttatttaatttaaaggaACTTATTTCTGACATTGCTGTTGGTCAAGACATTTTTTCTGACCATCGTTCTCCTATATTTTCCATTAATTGTTATGTTAAAAATTGTTGTCATAATAGATTCTAGATAAAATCCTATAACTTAGAGCAATTAATGACAGCAAAATTAATGtcagtttgaaaaaaaatcctttCGATACCATTGACACCGGAGATGATGTCGACGATTGCGTTACTGTTTTGTATGATTTAATTGAAGCCATTCTCTATGATCTTGTCCCCATTAAAATATTAAGAGGTCAAATGTAACCTTGGTTTTACCATGAAATAGAGCTTCTTCTTTTCAGaatatggaaaaaaaatcacatttaaaaatgatttcaaTGCGGCCAGAAAAAGGTTAAAAAAGCTGTGAATTAATCACAATAAATATGTTCCTTTTCCGATAACATAAAATCCAATCCCAAAAGTTTTTGGACATGGATCAAGACGGAAACAAAAACGTCATCTTATCCGTCTGTTCTGAACTACGGGGACAAGGTCGCGGAGAAGCAAAAGAAAAAGCtattttgttcaattcatttTTTCATTATGTTTTTCAAAAATCTATCTTTTGACTAACATCATGCTCTCCCTGAAGCCTCTTTTGATTATTTAAGTATACCGGTTATTCAGCCCGATTCTGTTTACAACTTTCTTGCATTTAACAAACCCTATAAAGCTTCTGGCTGTGATGGGCTGAGTACACCATGTTTTAAAAGTTTATGCTAAACCACTTTCAATCCGCTAGCAAATTAAGAAACAACAATCTCCTCAGTGGCGGATTCAGAGTGGGGTGAAAGGGGCGTGATTTTCCACTATTAGCCAATTATTTGTTCCCGCGAATCCAACATTTCGCAGAGAACCAAAACACGCTACCTTTTCCACTGCTGAGTTTTCaattcgcatgagtgctcatgaatGCCTTATAGCTTATTttctgagctctgattggttgcacttcgcaaaaagtagataCATTTCGAACTATCACAAATCATTTTCGTCATTTGACAACCTTTTATTGGTTTAAGTCATTCATAATAGCCCCCAACCAAACAATTTACTGCGCTCGTGTTTGCGCCGGAGGGGGGAGGTAGTTTTCGGACTGGATCAGCTCCTGTCTGTGTTTCGCTTAGTAGagtcaatgtaggcctacttaaaaaTGGTTACATTAGTAGATTAAGTTTATCTTATAATAGTTTAGTCCAGGCCCATCGACACTTTTAATTCCAGTCTTCCTTTGTTTCTGAGTTGTTGTATTGTCTTTGTATCTGTTAACCATGCATACTGTAAGTGGCAGATTTGTTTCTggtgttgttaaataaatttaaaaaaaaaaaaaaaaataaaggaatTGTATTATGTAATTAACTTGCCAGTGTTAAAGGCTCtacaaatgtttatatatttaggaaagtaaacaaaaagtgtaaaaaattatacaatatgagAATCTAATTATAAATATCTAAGAATTTGTAAACCCATTCTTCTTTTTTAACAAAAAGGgtgttatttatttaacaaatttgaatttattagtATTAGAGTTGTATTTTGTTGGAAATCCTtttgcaattataatttaagagctgaattttgtttatttaatgaataaattaagcATCTGCTTCTAGAATTTCcccttttatttattaaaatcaatatatagATTATGAACGCATAAGAAAGAACTCCTAATGATTCATTATGTGTAATTTGTAATCTTAAAGACACTATAGGTACgttttttcgatctaatttaaggtcacaaactaattataaataatatatggacCTATtgcggttaaaaatgtgaacaatTATTTGATACTAATGATTTAGGCAGCCCGCTATAAATACCAGAATACATCGcgcacggattgatattttcatattgctTATGTAATGGCCCCACTTTCGATAGATCGTGAAGGGAAAACaaacagtgaatataccaggtCTTCCACAATTTGTATTAACGGATTCTGCGataaaaaaggaaagaaaattaATTCAAAGATGAGACATCAGGCTACTAGGCTAGCATACGATGTTTGTATGTTACCACTCTTTACCAGCtgggcctacaaaactaagcctagctaaactaggcctacagtaaaaaTGACGAGAGAggtacagtaaaacatttttctctttatatcataattataaccTTAGAATGTACATtgaagacaaggaatgacctgatTTAATGCTTTAGagttatatataattatatgcattatttttacaaaatgtcaaaaattgCAGGTATATAGTGTATAGGTACTTACTTGCAGTATAGGCAGCACCCATAGATGTTTAATAGTGAAAACGGCTATAGATGACCTTGATACAAACACACCTACTTGATATACTAACTGATACCTATACAAAAAGTGTATTGCAAATATTGACACCattggtatttaaaaaaaactttgtttttaGTATGTCCAGCATGCACCTACGCTTTGCATTTTTTATGTTCAACATggtttttctgtattatttttaaattaagctTAAATTTAACACCATAGATAcaatttttggggtaaaaaaaGGTAAAGGTGAATCCTGTGTTCATTCTGAATGTAGGGGAATGATCTGTGAGGAGCTTACTGTGCAAATCcccggcattatgtggtagggtggccagttcctttccacgccacCTTATCCTGCCTAGTATTTttaaccaggtactcatttgcagctgagtggactgggagttgagTTGGGAATTGACACCGGATTtttctgtatgacagtcaagtgtcctaaccactcggctaacCAACTCCTTTTGGGGGTAGTGTGCTTGAAAGAAAGTACAGAACACTGGTTCTGGAAATGTCACGTTAGGTAAAGATAGCATATACTAACCACCTGTATTGGTCATCATGGTTCATCCATGTTAACGTAGGAAAGTAAATAAGTTCAACCTGTAAAAAAAGGGAAAGAAAAATACTATTAGGAaggaaatatattttgtaagttttgaaaataaagggttgaaatactgtatgtaatgaaaataatggATGATTATTAATTCCTGAGTTAAAAAATTGACTGCGCTATTTTTAACGAGGCAGAGCTGAGTTGAAAATAGAGGGGTTGATTTCCAAACGTGATCAGTCAACGGCGTCACATGACAACAAATCTGAAGTGCGTAATTAGTACTTATACTTACAATGCCTTGATTAATCAGGTACTCGGCTAGATATACAACTCCAAGAGGTACCATATATTTCGTTAATGGCtagaaaatacataaataagtTTGAATTAAACTATTTTCAGTGTATAGATAAGTTTTATTGTCctataaatgaatattatactattttttatgttttgagTTGATGGAAAATATGTAATTCCTTGCTCCTAGAAAATTGTGGAATGAAGATTCATATGCACAAAATGACCGAATGATATAATtgacctccgccaaggaggaatatgtaatcgatcgcgtgtgtttgtttgtctgtctgtttgtttgttagcaggattactcaaaaagtaattaaaaggtctttaccaaaatgaatgtacagatagatatgtggtcaaggaccattccattaaattttgggaccatttcggaccacggtcccaattctggaccactttttggtatacttttcagacctgctagtgttaaaagataggacaacatttttcaaaagccggcgagcagtcttaaagtaacaagtaaactgtaattccattttctcgaaaactacttgtccaaaaaacttcatttttgtacaagaggcaagagttataatttgtaattttaaaacataattttatttaatgtgcacgttttttgatgcgagtagtttaaaaaaacctatttcttttcaaattcactcgtttcaTTTTCGCGTtcctgttctattgttagtcaactgaagctattgttaattgttgaaaggcttgttacataaccattacaccaaactcgcatacacattcttgtatttaaattagcctaaatcagaaacagcattaagacacacacaaatatatatatattttttttttaccggaaaaatcttatgtaggagaattttacagtaggtggaggtatgcactctcggagtggctttctagttataatattgattacctttactaatttaattttttctttggCAGTAAGCCGGTGAGGGCCTTTCTTTGACGCAAGACTGCCGTTAACTTTATCTTCTGACTGCGTAATATCATCAATAACATTAACGCTTTCTTGTAGACTAGTTTGTGATGAATTAATAATGTTGTTGATTAATGATTCACTGAGTTCATCTTTTGgcttttgatgttttttattaCTTGGTCGATGCGAAAGCAGTAAATAATACCTAATGAGAAACATAAGAACAGTATCCAATTTAGTCTACAATATCTATATAGGAGAGAGTTTGCACATTTGTTGGATATACACATTTCTCTTTTGTTAGATAATGCTAATTCCAAATGACATGTGATGTGTAATTGACCAATaaaattgcaagaatacaatcaggtgtgttTAAACACAGTATATACAGTGAAAATAAAGGATGAGTCTACTTACACTATAAAACTGACAGCAGGAACAACTAAAACAATTAACATGGATTGACGAGGTGACAAGCCAAGAACTGAGGTAAGTAAAACATACGCCAGTGCATATAATACCCCAGATACTCCAGTCCCAGTTGAGTAGCCAACAATTACACTCCTATCAaaagaaattaacattttacattttttgtttactatAATTAGCATTACTATATTTATCTAGGCTTGTTTATAATTCAATATTCCATCAGATAGTTGTTACAATTCCTCAAATctccaaaaaaaagaaaattcaaaTGTTTAAATCCAAGCAATTTAACAGGACACTGACCTCTAGAGATATATATTTTGagagatataaataaataaaaacaaatattatgacTGTTTGCAGCTCAAAGAGCTGAATTGCAGAAATAACATACATCAAATTGACAACATCAAAAAAGTTCCGAAAAAATTAAACTAtggcataaaaaaaaatataaataaaataaataaatcaaaggGTTtaatctgtggctgcgacacgatcagttccatgTCCTTTAACAGCGCCGAAGAGAATATGTAGATAGTACAATACttttggtatttgtcgcagccagatgAGTTTCTATCTTGCCAAGGCGAGCTCAGTTTccttgttagattgccttggttaaaTAAGGGACGTTCAAATGAGTCAGAAGTAAGCTCTGAAGTAGCAGTTTGTTTGTTGCAAGCCCTGAGTAGTGCCTGTGAAGATACTCTTTGTATTAAGTTACTTCAACCTAACCCCCAGAGAGTAAATGTGCTACTTCCGCATTCATAAGGAATATAATGAAACACGCTAGCAAATGAGCAATGTGCAGACGCAATTACTTCAAAGCTCAAAGTAAAATGCATCTATCTTGTATTAAGCACCGTGTGGACACTCATTGGAAGTAACATGTGCATATAATTTTGCGTAGCTTTAGCTCAGACATAAAGCTCAAAGTAAAATGCATCTATCttgtattaaagatgtattgtccccctgaaataataattcttaaaacaaatttcgttgaatattccattttaatgtaacataatagttatccactttgaccaaaaattggatcgaaaaaaatgtatttacttgaaaaaaatttaatttaaagcaaaaaatggtcaaattggctgccagccaatggatatttggttgaatttaatttttaaccatttattttgtcattttataagtgaaaacattatttgttttcgtttttttttctatggaagtgattaactttattaaaactacaaaataacatattcaaagcctgatttaattaatcttcatttacctccgccaaggaggtatatgtaatcggtagcgtgtgtttgtttgtttgttagcaggattactcaaaaagtaattacaagatctttaatcaaaaatatacagatagatatgtggtcaaggaccattccattaaattttgggaccatttgggaccatggtcccaattctggaccactttttgattatacttttcagacctgctagtgttaaaagatagaaCAGAATTATTCAAAAGCCGgcgcagtcttaaagtaacaagtaaactgaaattgcattttctcgagaattacttgtccaaaaaaacttcatttttgtacaagagacaagagttataatttgtgatttgtaattttaaaaaataattttatttaatgtgcatgttttttgatgcgagtagtttacaaaacctatttcttttcaaattcactcgtaaCAAGTTTTgatttcgcgttgctgttctattgttattagtcaactgaagctattgttaattgaaaggcttgttacataaccattacaccaaactcgcatacacatgcttgtagtgaaattagcgtaaatcacaaacagcattaagacacacacaaatatatatatatatttttttaccggagaaatcttatgtaggagaattttacagtatgcactctcggagtggctttctagtttttcatgtttttgtgggacaatacatctttaagcaacATGTGGACACTCATCGGAAGTAACATGTGCATATAATTTTGCGTAGCTTTAGTTCAGACATAAGGCTGTCAACATAATTATAGAAAACTTACTTGTCAAAGTAAGAGCTGAGGCTCAAAAATAGAAACTCACCAATACCAGTACCAGCACTCGCACATCCTACACCTGtataagaaaacaaaacttACACATAAATACTGGAAATACTATAGAGTAAAATGTATATTCAACTGTGTTGCGTAGCActatgtaaattatatattagtaTTACAGTCAAATgattgaaacagtgctcatatttggaacatgatatcagaatcgcgtcgagcatagctcatcaACGAAAGtcccattttttttatatgaaaaatGTCTCAGGATTCAAAACTGcgaccagatacattctctcataatAAAAATACcttcacaatcagtggaggctaattatatatttacttttattgtttATACTGTTGTTGACCGCACAACAGTTTTAGTGAGccacaaataaacaaataaatattatatgagAGAgcattatatatttgtttgctaaacaatttttttttaattacatggGGTATAATGACCAGAAATGTACTGGAAAAACTATATTAAAACTGCAATGAGTTAGGTATCTTTCCTAGTGTTTTTAGAACCATATTACTTTATATAAATTCTATTCTAATTAAATAgtgaatattatataacacctatataaattcctgtcatttgattggacgaatgtgggtcacatggcgtgcaatagtacgcactattcaacgatcgttaaatagtactttttgaaacatttttgtgtacgaaaaaaaaaacgtctcgcggatgaaaaaaaatctagtacacaaattatcctatgatatggctatgtactgtgaaatacaacagcgccacctgtcgtctggtctgagtttcatttgtaaacaccaccgcgagatatgcaacagcagcagatatttgtgtacgatttggacattatgtactaatttcattcaaaaaggcatttaaattagctttagatcgtttttaggattttgattaattaatggggacatccctacaagacgtggaattgttggaaaaaccataattagcttagataagttccaattgtctgtcgaagttttgcctttcagccaagctagtactaggctactaggtctagcctaggccatgctagtattaggctaggcctagcctaggcgttttagccttgctaggcctaggattgtttggtcgtttgttgacataattaacacaaaagtaggtgtgtttacgaaatccatataaatataacatttaatataacattattaaaaaccaaatgttactgtttttaatcaaatgtgtgtgaatgaaatgtagtaagctttggctaggtagggctaccttttatttgattcaaataactagaatttatttagatgttatataaaacaaataatgaatgttttgtattcgtgtaatggtacaaataatggcacttggtgaatgatgaaaggttatatcaactcggctttgcctcgttgatataacctttcatcattcaccttgtgccattatttgtaccattgcactcataaacattcattatttgtatactgtagtgTACTGTAGACTGAATGAAGGAATTGCACTGTGCAATTATCATTATCAGAAATGACGTTCAAACTTACCAATTAAACTAAGTGCCAATGTGTTGGAATATGAAACAATAAGTAGACTCGCGGCACCCAAACTTATACTTATGCTGATCATTAAACTAAaccaaaacaaattgtaaaaatacAGACAATGTTATGGGTCAatattacatataatatatatataaattaaatatataatacataattaagtttattttaaatgcaGAAATgccgtatttaaaaatgtgcaatttgaacaatttgcgcAATTTGTTgaacacaaaataatattaataacatgaaacatagtaggcctaggcataaaAAAGGAAGCCGGATATTTACTCATCGGCACTCCTTTATAATATTAGCTCAATGGCCATCCACGCGGCGACGAGAGGATCGATGTTTCTCTTAAAGTTTTTGCCgtctttacttttaaaaaaatagtaagGTTATCAAGCTTTAGTTTTATCAATTAATACAGATTTGGTAGAGTCAGTTATGTAATGTTATGGTTTTCTTACTTGTAAGATACATATTCAAAATACAATGGGAGGGTTGTCTTGGCAAAAAGTGATGGAAATATGTCGGCAAGAAGTACAGCTCCGGTAGATACTTTGTTACAATCTTTATAGTTCAAGGGTTCAGAGGTCGTGATGTTTGTGTACAATGATGCCGTTGTCAAAACGGGTGAAATCTGAAAGGAAACAGGTCAGACATGTAAATAGTAAGAAATATGTTTGCAGCACATGGCAACAATGAAgaaaataaacttttgtttttaaatatgtaatttaaattgaaaatatgacACTTGATAATGAATGCTTGCTAAAACTGAAAGAAAGGAAAAGTTGGGATAATTAGTTGCTATTTAGCCCTGTCCAACTCTGTTGTAGCACCTAAACTCTGCACTGTTATTGCACCTAAACTCTGCACTGTTATTTCACACGTAAAGTACTGTAAAGTAAATACAGTCTTCAATttgaatacattattaattattatctacataatttatttatttattatttagtcttagttttttttgttgtatattttaatgatttgaaTTGTACTTTTTATTTGGTCTTTTGACCATATTAATCTACATCTTTCTCATCATTATAGATTATGATTGtctgtactgtatctatttctgGTGGGTAAGCTCCAAGTTCCTTGAACTGGGAAGTATTTTCCCACCATTTCTCTAATTTACGATGTTTATATGAATAATGTGTGGaaatcaattaaaaagaaaaaacaaaacttaCAGTTGTTGTGTACTTTTTATCGAACTCCGAGAGTATATCAAAAGCAGCAGACAACATTATACCATAACAGAAATTATTACATAAACCAAGTAagctaaaaaaagaaatacacctattattattataccttactttataattataaaacattaataacaaaaacacaaaaataaaatctacTTTCATGGTTTTTATCCAAAAATTGTTattgtcaattaaaaaaaaatatatattatttatacatagGATTCATTGTTTGACACATGGCATTTTTGGTCCTATACTGTACGTAAAATTTAAGTCAATGTAATTATCACAGCCATACTTACAAAAAAGCAACAACATCGCGCTTGGTTTTAGGTTGCTTGATTAATATAGCTGCATTGTCATTTGGCAAACAAGAACCATTGTTTGAATTTACTGCATCACCTTGATCCATAATACACTATGTatataactttgaaaaaaaaaataacaagtttaatcacagaagaaaaacGAAAATATCGATCAGCAAGCAATGCCTGTTAGGTGTTTCACATTTCTAACCtttttaaagacgaaaaagttATCGCTGTAGGACCGgcatatacagtactatttatttttacattaaatgtagcttgtgaccttaaattagatctaaaaacgtagggaatggggctttaacatAATGATGATTAACGTTTATTGTTATTGGTTCGACTTTTGCTAACCTACTGTAGATGAtcggaaatggtactcttgcACATAAAATTCAGGATAATGGCACATGTAGTTGCATTTTGGCCAGAAATTAGCaacttttatacatatttttttatattttatttttcataaggAATTTACTAAGGAAAATCATTAACTTACACCTTGTATTTACGTAACAAAAGTATGTGAACAATTACACTAATAGTATACTGGATATTCAGAAAGAcgaaatagaaaaagaaataatttacttATACGTTGTTTCTCAGAGAGTCTAATTACCGACTGGTACCACGTTGGTTATTAATTAGCTGTTGTATTGTATTGGCACCCCATAACTAAATGTTAGCAGCCGTTTCGTTCACACACCTAGCTGATATATGATGCAACCCATCCTGTTACCGCACGCTGCTTAAAAAAGACAATATAGGCCCCTAGAGCATAGATTAGAATAATGcatagctaggctaggcctagctatataGGCTttatgaaatcggtcgcgataaaatcaacttccggtatattgtatggcgcgccgctagagctatacttttgatatcggtcgcgtttgaaatcggtcgcgtttgaaattggacgcgctattttgtatggagcgagatgcatgctagcgggatatat from Antedon mediterranea chromosome 2, ecAntMedi1.1, whole genome shotgun sequence includes:
- the LOC140040786 gene encoding battenin-like, giving the protein MDQGDAVNSNNGSCLPNDNAAILIKQPKTKRDVVAFFLLGLCNNFCYGIMLSAAFDILSEFDKKYTTTISPVLTTASLYTNITTSEPLNYKDCNKVSTGAVLLADIFPSLFAKTTLPLYFEYVSYNLMISISISLGAASLLIVSYSNTLALSLIGVGCASAGTGIGEFLFLSLSSYFDKSVIVGYSTGTGVSGVLYALAYVLLTSVLGLSPRQSMLIVLVVPAVSFIVYYLLLSHRPSNKKHQKPKDELSESLINNIINSSQTSLQESVNVIDDITQSEDKVNGSLASKKGPHRLTAKEKIKLVKPLTKYMVPLGVVYLAEYLINQGIVELIYFPTLTWMNHDDQYRWYQLVYQVGVFVSRSSIAVFTIKHLWVLPILQCAAFVFLLTVAMYHYIPSIWIIFVTIAFEGLLGGFAFANTFYKILIEVEECYQEFAMGLTSIASSLGITISGLVSIPLHNALCKS